GAACGGCACCGCCCGCAATGCGAGGGTGATGAGACCGCCGATCGCGATCGCGGCGATGAGGTACCAGAGGGGTGCGTCAGGCATCGCGGCCTCCCTGCGCGTCGGCGGAAGCCGAACCGGCGTCGCCCTCGACAGTGCTGCCGGGCTCGCCCGATCCCGAGGCGCAGGTCGCGGAACCGCCGCCGGCTCCCGTATCGCCGACCGGCGAGACCGCGCCCGGCGCGGCTCTGCGCGTCAGGAGGTGCCGCACGACCAGCAGTGTGGTGAAGATCAGGAGGCCCGCGAGCAGGGCCGAATCGGGGGCGAGGAGGATCGCGACCGTCACCGCGAGGCCCGCGAGCACGATCGAGGGGACCTCGCGTCGGCTGCGCGCCGCGTCGAGGGTCATCACGATGAACAGCGCGTAGAGGGCGAACTCGAAGCCCTCGATCGGCTCGGGCAGCGACGAGGCGATCGCGACGCCCACCAGGCCTCCGACCACCCAGTACGCCTGCATCGCGAGCTGTCCCGTCACGATGCGGGCGGAGGTGAGCCGCTCCGGGGGCATCAGCACGTAGGTCGCATAGGCCTCGTCGATGAGGGCGTACACGGAGTAGGCGCGCGGCCACCCCCTCCGCACCCGCGACAGCGGAAACGAGAGCGCGTAGAAGACGTGCCTGAAGTTCAGGGCGAACACGGTGGCCGCGATGGTGAGCAGCGGGGTGGCCGAGGCCAGCATGCTCACCATCAGCAGCTCCACCGACCCCGCGAAGATCCCCACCGAGAGCGCGGGCGCGAGCCACCACGGCAGCCCGGCCTGCACGACCAGCATGCCGAGGGCGACGCCGAGCGGGAAGATCCCGATCCCCACACCCAGGGAGTCGCGCACGCCCAGCGCGAT
The genomic region above belongs to Leucobacter muris and contains:
- a CDS encoding AzlC family ABC transporter permease; amino-acid sequence: MTSAARTPAPPSRRAGIALGVRDSLGVGIGIFPLGVALGMLVVQAGLPWWLAPALSVGIFAGSVELLMVSMLASATPLLTIAATVFALNFRHVFYALSFPLSRVRRGWPRAYSVYALIDEAYATYVLMPPERLTSARIVTGQLAMQAYWVVGGLVGVAIASSLPEPIEGFEFALYALFIVMTLDAARSRREVPSIVLAGLAVTVAILLAPDSALLAGLLIFTTLLVVRHLLTRRAAPGAVSPVGDTGAGGGSATCASGSGEPGSTVEGDAGSASADAQGGRDA